The Nitrospinaceae bacterium genome window below encodes:
- the rpsT gene encoding 30S ribosomal protein S20 — MANHKSAIKRNRQNEKRYARNKVYRTQLKSATKKVLAEVEAKDKGEAEKELKDAIKTISKVASKGVIHKRTASRKISGLSKKVNQLSASA; from the coding sequence TTGGCCAATCATAAGTCTGCAATCAAACGCAACCGTCAAAACGAGAAAAGATACGCCAGAAACAAGGTCTACCGCACGCAACTTAAATCGGCTACCAAAAAGGTTCTCGCCGAAGTGGAAGCAAAGGATAAGGGCGAAGCGGAAAAGGAATTGAAAGATGCCATAAAAACAATTTCCAAAGTAGCCAGTAAAGGGGTCATTCACAAACGCACGGCATCCCGGAAGATCTCCGGTCTTTCTAAAAAAGTGAATCAACTGTCCGCCTCTGCTTGA
- the leuS gene encoding leucine--tRNA ligase, producing the protein MQDYDFKSIETKWQKTWEENKTFRVERDPAQEKFYLLEMFPYPSGRIHMGHVRNYAIGDAIARFKRMQGFNVLHPLGWDAFGMPAENAAIQNKTHPAKWTFENIRAMRTQIKRLGFGYDWGREIATCRPEYYRWNQWCFLKFMEKGLVDRKNATVNWCEVCQTVLANEQVVDGCCWRCDGPVQQKKQESWFLKITDYADKLLEGLKHLSGSWPEQVLTMQKNWIGKSYGAEVDFSIQGSGEVIKIFTTRPDTLYGATFMVLSPEHPLTKKLAQGTDQEKPVETFIAQVAGEDKIQRTSETGDKEGVFTGAYALNPLTGKAIPVWSANFVLMEYGTGAIMSVPAHDQRDLDFARKYGLPVKAVIEPREGSLDESTMTEAFSGEGTMRHSGPFDGLFGKEGIRKVCEHLESEKIGKATVNYKLRDWGVSRQRYWGTPIPIVHCDGCGIVPVPYDQLPVELPLDAQLGDRGQSPLHTLAEFINTPCPKCGQPARRETDTLDTFVCSSWYFDRFTSPRNDAGAFAKEDVDYWMPVDQYIGGIEHAILHLLYSRFFHLVFRDLGQIRSPEPFQRLLTQGMVIKDGAKMSKSKGNVVDPDDIINNYGADTARLFILFAAPPVKDLDWSDKGVEGCSRFLKRVWRICAEFLPDIKKAGPLPGPGADLAKELKELRRITHITIKRVTEDIQNRTQFNTAIAATMELVNHLYLFREWWSASGKQEADGKSVVREAIDTLVLMLSPFAPHIAEEIGSLIGYSQSVGKTVWPVYEEALIQAEEVLIVIQVNGKVRHKITVPIEMSDEELKSHSLKDPKIQELTHGKEIKKIIVVPKKLINIVAQ; encoded by the coding sequence ATGCAAGATTACGATTTTAAGTCTATTGAAACAAAATGGCAGAAAACCTGGGAAGAGAACAAAACCTTCAGGGTGGAGCGGGACCCGGCTCAAGAAAAGTTTTATCTTCTGGAAATGTTTCCCTACCCCTCGGGACGAATCCACATGGGTCATGTTCGCAACTACGCCATCGGCGACGCGATCGCCCGGTTCAAACGCATGCAAGGGTTCAATGTCCTGCATCCTTTAGGCTGGGACGCGTTTGGCATGCCGGCGGAAAACGCCGCCATTCAAAACAAAACCCATCCGGCAAAGTGGACGTTTGAAAACATCCGCGCCATGCGCACGCAGATCAAAAGATTAGGGTTCGGCTATGACTGGGGTCGGGAGATCGCCACTTGCCGTCCTGAATATTACCGGTGGAATCAATGGTGCTTCCTCAAGTTCATGGAAAAGGGCCTCGTGGACCGCAAAAACGCCACGGTCAACTGGTGCGAGGTCTGCCAAACGGTTCTGGCCAACGAACAAGTGGTCGATGGTTGTTGCTGGCGATGCGACGGCCCGGTGCAACAGAAGAAACAGGAGAGCTGGTTCCTTAAAATAACCGATTACGCCGACAAATTGCTCGAAGGCTTGAAACATCTTTCCGGCAGTTGGCCGGAACAGGTGCTGACCATGCAGAAAAACTGGATCGGCAAAAGTTATGGCGCCGAAGTGGACTTCTCCATCCAGGGAAGCGGCGAGGTTATCAAAATTTTCACCACCCGGCCCGACACACTTTACGGAGCCACGTTCATGGTCCTGTCTCCCGAACACCCGTTGACCAAGAAACTGGCGCAGGGAACGGATCAGGAGAAACCGGTCGAAACATTCATCGCCCAAGTCGCGGGAGAAGACAAAATCCAGCGGACCAGTGAAACAGGAGATAAAGAAGGCGTCTTCACTGGAGCTTATGCCCTGAACCCGCTGACTGGCAAAGCGATCCCGGTCTGGTCCGCCAATTTCGTGCTGATGGAATATGGCACCGGCGCGATCATGTCGGTTCCGGCGCACGACCAGCGCGATCTGGATTTCGCCCGGAAATACGGGCTCCCCGTCAAAGCCGTCATTGAGCCCAGAGAAGGTTCTCTTGATGAAAGCACAATGACGGAAGCTTTTTCCGGGGAAGGCACGATGCGGCACTCCGGTCCGTTTGACGGGTTGTTCGGCAAGGAAGGCATCCGAAAGGTCTGCGAACATCTGGAATCTGAAAAGATTGGCAAAGCCACCGTCAATTATAAACTACGCGACTGGGGCGTCTCGAGACAGCGCTATTGGGGAACGCCGATTCCCATCGTGCATTGCGATGGCTGCGGCATCGTCCCGGTTCCTTATGACCAGCTTCCCGTTGAACTTCCACTGGACGCCCAACTGGGCGACCGCGGCCAGTCACCGCTTCATACCCTGGCTGAATTCATCAATACGCCTTGCCCGAAATGCGGTCAACCCGCCAGGCGTGAGACCGACACGCTGGACACTTTTGTCTGTTCCTCGTGGTATTTCGACCGTTTCACTTCCCCCCGCAACGACGCTGGGGCCTTTGCAAAAGAGGATGTCGATTACTGGATGCCAGTGGATCAATACATCGGCGGCATCGAGCATGCGATTCTTCATCTTTTGTACTCGCGGTTTTTTCACCTGGTGTTTAGGGATCTAGGACAGATCCGATCGCCGGAACCTTTTCAACGCTTGCTCACTCAGGGGATGGTGATCAAGGACGGAGCCAAGATGTCAAAATCGAAGGGCAATGTTGTTGATCCGGATGACATCATCAATAACTACGGGGCGGATACGGCACGGCTTTTTATTCTGTTCGCCGCGCCTCCGGTTAAGGATCTGGACTGGAGCGACAAGGGGGTCGAGGGGTGTTCTCGTTTTCTAAAAAGAGTGTGGCGAATTTGCGCAGAGTTCCTGCCGGATATCAAAAAAGCCGGCCCGTTGCCGGGCCCTGGTGCGGACCTGGCAAAAGAGTTGAAAGAGCTGCGAAGAATCACTCACATCACCATCAAACGGGTGACGGAAGACATCCAGAATCGAACACAATTCAACACCGCCATCGCGGCGACCATGGAACTGGTCAATCACCTGTATCTTTTTCGGGAATGGTGGAGTGCCTCCGGAAAACAGGAGGCTGACGGCAAAAGCGTCGTCCGGGAAGCGATCGACACTCTGGTATTGATGCTGTCGCCATTCGCTCCGCATATTGCGGAGGAAATCGGGTCCCTTATCGGTTACAGTCAAAGCGTCGGGAAAACCGTTTGGCCGGTTTATGAAGAAGCGCTTATCCAGGCTGAGGAAGTATTGATCGTGATTCAGGTCAATGGTAAAGTGAGACATAAAATCACGGTTCCCATTGAAATGAGCGATGAGGAATTAAAGTCTCATTCGCTTAAAGACCCGAAGATCCAGGAACTGACGCATGGAAAAGAGATAAAGAAGATCATTGTGGTTCCTAAAAAACTGATCAACATCGTTGCACAATGA
- the kdtA_2 gene encoding 3-deoxy-D-manno-octulosonic acid transferase, whose protein sequence is MEIFYHTIVAVAILAASPFILMRMALSAPFRSDLLERLKGGRSLPQLSGCLWIHASSAGEVRAAKILLDALLQNGNVKPIVLSTFTRTGYDLAKKENIENVFRLPPDFPLWLNPLFTKLDPSQLVLIEAELWPSLLRGCKRRHVTVLLVNGRMSQKSADRYQKILPLFRWLADAVAVFSMRTQSDADRVLALGVNPEKVRVAGNIKFDALTGNSLQNDKNAFAEKSSLIVFGSTRPGDEGPVMETILRLKEDFPDLKYVVAPRHLERCQEIEGLIQEFGLELKWHSKLSSNSERDDAFLILVDTMGELNDYYSRACLAFVGGGFNPRFGGQNILEPAAFGIPVVFGKHMNNFEEEARLLQESGGGIQIENSTALHSTLHRLLANPEERSRRGRSAAETVLANQGAVQRTVELIQQTQTDR, encoded by the coding sequence ATGGAAATTTTTTATCATACCATTGTCGCCGTTGCCATCCTAGCCGCATCCCCTTTTATTTTAATGCGAATGGCGCTCTCTGCCCCATTTCGCTCGGATCTTCTGGAGCGTCTCAAAGGCGGGAGATCCCTCCCTCAGTTGTCTGGATGTTTGTGGATTCACGCGTCATCGGCAGGAGAGGTTCGGGCCGCCAAAATTCTTCTGGACGCTCTTCTTCAAAATGGAAACGTGAAACCCATCGTTCTTTCGACCTTCACGCGAACGGGCTACGACCTGGCGAAAAAAGAAAACATCGAAAACGTTTTCCGTCTGCCGCCGGATTTCCCCCTGTGGCTCAATCCGCTTTTCACCAAACTGGACCCTTCGCAATTGGTTCTTATTGAAGCGGAACTTTGGCCCTCTCTTCTCAGGGGTTGTAAACGCCGCCACGTGACGGTTCTTTTGGTCAATGGCAGGATGTCGCAAAAATCAGCGGACCGTTACCAAAAAATTCTGCCGCTCTTTCGCTGGCTTGCGGATGCGGTTGCGGTTTTTTCGATGCGAACCCAAAGCGATGCGGACCGCGTTTTGGCTCTGGGCGTCAATCCGGAGAAAGTGCGTGTGGCGGGCAACATTAAATTTGACGCCCTGACAGGCAATTCATTGCAAAACGATAAAAATGCCTTCGCTGAGAAAAGCTCGCTGATCGTATTCGGTTCAACCCGGCCCGGAGACGAAGGCCCTGTCATGGAAACCATCCTGCGCTTGAAAGAAGACTTTCCCGATCTAAAATATGTGGTCGCACCCAGGCATCTGGAGCGCTGTCAGGAAATCGAAGGCCTGATCCAGGAATTTGGACTGGAGCTTAAATGGCACTCGAAACTTTCATCAAACTCCGAACGCGATGACGCGTTTCTCATTCTTGTGGACACCATGGGAGAACTCAATGATTACTATTCTCGGGCTTGCTTAGCTTTTGTCGGTGGAGGGTTCAATCCCAGGTTTGGCGGACAAAATATTTTAGAACCTGCCGCGTTCGGGATTCCGGTGGTCTTCGGAAAACACATGAATAACTTCGAGGAAGAAGCCAGGCTTTTGCAAGAATCCGGCGGCGGCATTCAAATCGAAAATTCCACTGCGTTGCATTCCACCCTGCATCGTCTTCTAGCAAACCCGGAAGAGCGGAGCCGGCGTGGCCGATCGGCGGCGGAAACCGTTCTGGCCAACCAGGGCGCTGTGCAACGAACCGTGGAGCTTATACAACAAACGCAGACGGATCGTTGA
- the kdtA_1 gene encoding 3-deoxy-D-manno-octulosonic acid transferase yields MMWVYHILSTLTAFIAVPCFAVYSILTNSKRRGLWHHFGFVPALPESAEKKTLWIYALSLGEVTAAAPVLKIIHQKRPDLRLVVSVTTDTGYDGARQKISFAEQIFFHPLDCLPFTLTALNRIRPDVFVVTDTGFWPGLLDLLAGREIPALLFNGRISQRSFTRYQMLGFLSKNLFDGFRLLCMQSEGGKESLKKLGVEADRLKVIGDPKFDALETVPEGDRREIRSGLGIPATSPVWVAGSTHSGEEEIILETFQNLRKKFSDLVLVLAPRRLERVHDVETLLETRKMPFARRTAIGESSAGKNQVILLNTMGELSKLYSIGEITFVGKSLIPPGGGHSLMEPVAQGKPVLHGPHIENFRQVADELRQQGLAFPVNNAEEMETVLTSFLEDSSKRGGLVDKAKSWIQANKGASRRMAEIVLEQLKD; encoded by the coding sequence ATGATGTGGGTTTATCATATTCTCTCAACGCTGACCGCATTCATAGCGGTTCCCTGTTTTGCCGTTTATTCCATTCTGACAAACAGCAAACGCCGGGGATTGTGGCATCACTTTGGCTTTGTTCCTGCATTACCGGAATCAGCCGAAAAAAAAACGCTGTGGATTTACGCTCTGTCTCTGGGCGAGGTCACCGCCGCCGCACCGGTGTTAAAAATCATTCACCAGAAGCGACCGGACCTCAGGCTCGTGGTCTCGGTCACCACCGATACTGGGTACGACGGCGCCCGGCAGAAAATCTCCTTTGCCGAGCAAATTTTTTTCCATCCGCTCGATTGCCTGCCCTTCACTTTGACGGCGCTGAACCGCATTCGTCCCGATGTATTCGTCGTGACGGACACCGGTTTCTGGCCGGGTCTTCTCGATCTTTTGGCCGGGCGCGAGATTCCTGCGTTACTTTTCAACGGACGTATCTCCCAGCGGTCTTTTACGCGCTACCAAATGTTGGGGTTTCTTTCCAAAAATTTATTCGATGGGTTCCGCCTTTTGTGCATGCAAAGCGAAGGAGGGAAAGAATCCCTTAAAAAGTTGGGGGTGGAGGCGGACCGGCTGAAGGTCATCGGCGACCCCAAATTCGACGCCTTGGAAACCGTCCCGGAAGGGGATCGTCGCGAAATTCGATCCGGTCTGGGGATTCCCGCAACAAGCCCTGTCTGGGTGGCGGGCAGTACGCATTCCGGGGAAGAAGAAATCATTCTTGAAACGTTTCAGAATTTGAGAAAAAAGTTTTCCGATTTGGTTTTGGTTCTGGCTCCTAGAAGGTTGGAGCGCGTGCATGATGTGGAAACGCTTTTGGAAACGCGAAAAATGCCCTTTGCCAGACGCACGGCCATCGGCGAAAGCTCTGCTGGTAAGAACCAGGTGATCCTGCTCAATACGATGGGTGAGCTCTCGAAACTGTATTCCATCGGTGAGATTACCTTCGTCGGCAAAAGCCTGATCCCTCCCGGAGGCGGCCACAGTCTCATGGAACCGGTGGCTCAGGGCAAACCCGTACTCCACGGACCTCATATTGAAAATTTCCGGCAGGTGGCGGACGAACTCAGGCAACAGGGTCTGGCTTTTCCGGTAAATAACGCAGAAGAAATGGAAACCGTACTTACGTCCTTTTTAGAAGATTCCTCGAAACGCGGCGGCCTGGTTGATAAGGCTAAATCCTGGATTCAAGCCAATAAAGGCGCATCCCGGCGAATGGCGGAAATTGTTTTGGAGCAGTTAAAAGACTGA
- a CDS encoding DNA polymerase III subunit delta, which translates to MLMPNWGTAWQASSSTNFNFFTVLTPDEAFQQIEQGKMGCLYFLYGEEKFFHTEIIQTLLQKLLTPENREFNLESFEAKSSSVNDWLSAVKTLPFLGGTKVVVVKGLHEVTLLPKQTELLLGYIKDPIPGTCLILTANKADRKKNIFKGLTKIQGAVSCEAPKESSLIPWIKQRARSLGYNLSQDAARQMVERTGPKPGILASELEKVVTFAGKERSVSDQDVLAVVGDIKLQNPFALTEALKARNAEKAFQLLHNQLDHGEDPIKILGTIVWQFRVIWEVKSYQTQKLPAFKIAQEMGAKPFLVEKALNHTKNFSRQELTQNFKNLAQADRELKTSGQTPQGILDSLILKLCSGSN; encoded by the coding sequence ATGCTTATGCCGAACTGGGGAACCGCCTGGCAAGCATCGTCATCGACCAATTTTAACTTCTTTACCGTTTTGACCCCCGACGAAGCGTTTCAGCAGATCGAACAAGGGAAGATGGGCTGCCTTTATTTCCTGTACGGTGAGGAAAAGTTTTTTCACACCGAGATCATCCAAACCCTGCTGCAAAAGCTGCTCACTCCAGAAAACCGAGAGTTCAATCTCGAATCGTTCGAGGCAAAAAGCAGTTCCGTGAATGACTGGCTCTCAGCGGTCAAAACCTTGCCTTTCCTGGGCGGAACTAAAGTGGTGGTGGTAAAAGGTCTTCATGAGGTCACTCTACTTCCAAAGCAAACAGAATTGCTTTTGGGATATATCAAAGACCCCATCCCCGGAACTTGTCTGATTCTGACTGCCAACAAAGCCGACCGGAAAAAAAATATTTTCAAGGGTCTCACCAAAATTCAGGGAGCGGTATCCTGCGAGGCTCCTAAAGAATCGTCTCTCATTCCCTGGATCAAACAGCGGGCCCGATCCCTTGGCTACAACCTCTCCCAGGATGCGGCGCGGCAGATGGTGGAACGAACGGGCCCGAAACCGGGAATCCTGGCATCTGAACTGGAAAAAGTTGTGACCTTCGCCGGAAAAGAGCGGTCCGTTTCCGATCAGGATGTTCTGGCGGTGGTGGGCGATATCAAATTACAAAACCCCTTCGCGCTGACCGAGGCCTTAAAAGCGCGAAACGCGGAAAAAGCTTTCCAGTTGCTCCACAATCAGCTCGACCACGGAGAGGACCCCATTAAAATTTTAGGCACTATTGTCTGGCAATTCCGGGTCATCTGGGAGGTCAAGAGTTATCAGACGCAAAAACTTCCAGCGTTTAAAATCGCACAGGAGATGGGGGCAAAGCCCTTTTTAGTGGAGAAAGCGCTGAACCATACTAAAAATTTCAGCCGGCAGGAATTGACGCAGAATTTTAAAAATCTGGCACAAGCGGACCGCGAATTGAAAACATCCGGTCAAACCCCTCAGGGAATTCTGGATTCACTGATATTAAAACTCTGCTCCGGTAGCAATTGA
- a CDS encoding metal-dependent hydrolase — protein MSRTLKIQFKALLPVAGEVIENGELLIEQGRIQEVSRRQTGSSPIDSLDLSDHLLVPGFVNAHCHLSLSALHDKVPKLEKFTDWVRALLNENIKLPWDERVRAVQTGALQLSGSGVTTLADILSQPELLPEYAALPFRQVQFLEVLGFKQNRVQEILARVTTIFNSQNPKGHLLQLGLAPHAPYSVSPVLFRELKKLAGRYDCPFTCHVAEFFEEERFLKEGGGELQEFLEERGVFDDDWQPPGKSPVRYLDEIGALDSMVGVHLNHIADDLGLLAARNASAVFCPGSTRWFGRTRFMPVRKLLDAGVKVGLGSDSLASNESLNFLRELRIADEMLPDVSRSEILKMATAGGASALGLSTGALVPGMSADLIGFRVQENPNAWTDVPFDPGRERVDFSMVAGNVVHGKQNIKNEQ, from the coding sequence ATGTCCCGGACTTTAAAAATTCAATTCAAAGCCCTCTTGCCGGTAGCGGGAGAAGTGATCGAAAACGGAGAGTTGCTCATTGAACAGGGCCGCATCCAGGAAGTTTCACGGCGGCAAACCGGATCATCGCCTATCGACAGTCTTGATTTGTCCGATCACCTTCTGGTTCCCGGATTTGTGAACGCCCACTGTCATCTGTCTCTTTCTGCATTGCACGACAAAGTCCCGAAGTTGGAAAAATTCACCGATTGGGTGCGTGCCCTTCTTAACGAAAACATCAAATTGCCCTGGGATGAGCGAGTGCGGGCCGTTCAAACAGGCGCACTCCAGTTGTCGGGATCCGGTGTCACCACGCTGGCTGACATCCTGTCTCAACCGGAGCTGTTACCGGAATATGCCGCCCTTCCCTTCAGACAGGTTCAGTTTCTGGAGGTCCTTGGATTCAAACAAAACAGGGTCCAGGAAATTCTGGCGCGAGTGACCACCATTTTTAATTCGCAAAACCCAAAAGGGCATTTGTTGCAACTGGGCCTGGCCCCGCACGCACCCTATTCCGTGTCTCCTGTTCTGTTTCGTGAACTAAAAAAACTCGCCGGGCGCTACGATTGTCCCTTCACCTGCCATGTGGCGGAATTTTTCGAGGAGGAGAGGTTCCTTAAAGAAGGCGGCGGAGAACTGCAGGAGTTTCTCGAGGAACGAGGGGTATTCGACGACGATTGGCAGCCGCCGGGAAAAAGCCCGGTCCGCTATCTGGATGAAATCGGAGCGCTGGATTCGATGGTTGGCGTGCACCTGAACCACATCGCCGATGACCTGGGACTATTGGCGGCGAGGAACGCCTCGGCGGTGTTTTGTCCGGGAAGCACCCGATGGTTTGGCCGAACCCGATTCATGCCGGTTCGCAAACTGCTTGATGCCGGGGTAAAGGTGGGGTTGGGGAGCGATTCCCTGGCCAGTAACGAATCGTTGAACTTTCTCCGCGAACTCAGAATCGCCGATGAGATGTTGCCTGATGTTTCACGGTCCGAGATTTTAAAGATGGCGACTGCGGGCGGTGCCTCGGCTTTGGGTCTATCCACCGGGGCCCTCGTTCCCGGTATGAGCGCCGACCTCATTGGATTTCGCGTGCAGGAAAACCCAAACGCCTGGACAGACGTTCCCTTCGATCCCGGCCGCGAGCGAGTCGATTTTTCCATGGTGGCGGGAAATGTGGTGCACGGAAAACAGAATATTAAAAATGAGCAATGA
- the lpxK gene encoding tetraacyldisaccharide 4'-kinase — protein MRWEPLYYRIISPERKFYHVPVFLLLKVTSIFYFLGLRLNRLAYRCGFFPTRRLKARVISVGNLTLGGTGKTPVVIMVAETLRGHGYRPAILSRGYGGSSKDKINVVCDGQQVLLSARAAGDEPVMIAERLKNIPVLTGQNRYLTGNHAIDRFGADTLILDDGFQHLALSRDLNILLFDQKKPLGNGNLFPAGELRESVTESRRAGLVCITRSSGNNPSPSLQASLPGHIPVVKTALRLDSIVRLDNSETLDVESLKGQPVAAFCGIAKPGDFKATLVAAGARVVFYRAFGDHHRYDAEDLKSIDQAARKTHAKYILVSEKDGVKIDPSMFSLPVMKVVVDVVILEGRDVFTRLLLKN, from the coding sequence ATGAGATGGGAACCTCTCTACTACCGAATCATTTCTCCCGAACGAAAGTTTTATCACGTGCCGGTTTTTCTTTTGTTAAAGGTGACGTCGATATTTTATTTTTTGGGCCTTCGTCTGAACCGCCTGGCTTATCGTTGCGGATTTTTTCCCACCCGGCGGCTGAAGGCCCGGGTGATCAGTGTCGGAAACTTGACTCTGGGCGGAACCGGGAAAACTCCCGTCGTCATCATGGTCGCCGAAACCTTGCGCGGTCATGGATACAGGCCCGCAATTCTCAGCCGCGGATATGGCGGAAGTTCAAAAGATAAGATCAATGTCGTTTGCGATGGTCAACAGGTTTTACTCTCAGCGAGGGCTGCAGGAGACGAACCGGTCATGATCGCTGAACGGCTAAAAAACATTCCGGTGCTCACAGGACAGAATCGCTACTTGACCGGAAATCATGCCATCGACCGATTCGGCGCGGACACCCTGATCCTCGATGACGGGTTTCAGCACCTGGCCCTTTCGCGCGACCTCAACATTCTGCTTTTTGACCAGAAGAAACCGCTGGGTAATGGAAATCTGTTTCCCGCAGGCGAATTGAGAGAATCGGTGACAGAATCCCGACGCGCCGGTCTGGTCTGCATCACGAGGTCTTCGGGAAATAATCCGTCTCCTTCTTTGCAGGCGTCACTTCCCGGTCACATCCCGGTGGTCAAAACTGCGCTCAGATTAGATTCAATCGTCCGCCTCGATAATAGTGAAACTTTGGACGTGGAAAGTTTAAAGGGCCAGCCAGTTGCGGCCTTTTGTGGAATTGCCAAACCGGGCGACTTTAAAGCCACTCTGGTTGCGGCGGGTGCGCGTGTGGTTTTTTACCGGGCGTTTGGCGACCATCATCGTTACGATGCGGAGGATTTAAAATCGATCGATCAGGCCGCGAGAAAAACGCATGCAAAATACATTCTGGTGTCGGAAAAAGACGGCGTCAAAATTGATCCTTCAATGTTCTCGCTTCCGGTGATGAAAGTGGTCGTCGATGTTGTGATTCTTGAAGGCCGGGATGTTTTTACCCGGCTTCTTTTGAAAAATTGA
- a CDS encoding sodium:proline symporter, translating to MTELTAVIGTVFFLYVLLMIGIGYVTSRSTHSPADFFLADRSLKAWVTAISSTASSESAWAVLGTVGLAYKDGLSAMWFLPGCLLGYAINWLFIAEKLRKYSHEKHALTVPDYLESHFNDKSNILRLISVVIIFSCMMAYIAAQFTAIGKTFDAIFGIPHTLSISVGGAIVILYTMMGGFRAVAWTDFVQGLIMVVGIVLLASVAVADLGGFKGMVQKVNETSPDTLAWMGGKTTSVFFGSMVGLLGIGLGYPGQPHVITRYMAAKDTKTIERGIWIAFSWGLLIYVSAIVLGIAGNALFPGLEDPEHLFPKAADALLPTVVTAVVLTGVLAAIMSTVSAQIIVAASTIAHDTYTKMLNRTLSHEKIILLSRVTILVLGVGAMAIALIETRVIFWFVLFAWSGLGASFGPVILFTLYSRRVTFQGAVAGMITGFLTTIIWKVSGLSDAVIYELVPAFLFSSLALWWVSRTTENKGFADKARSDN from the coding sequence ATGACGGAACTGACCGCAGTCATCGGAACGGTTTTCTTTTTATATGTGCTGTTGATGATCGGAATCGGTTATGTCACCTCCCGGAGCACCCATTCCCCTGCCGATTTTTTTCTTGCCGACCGGTCCCTGAAAGCGTGGGTCACGGCGATTTCCTCCACCGCAAGTTCCGAAAGCGCCTGGGCGGTTTTGGGAACCGTGGGTCTGGCCTATAAAGACGGCTTGTCGGCCATGTGGTTTTTGCCCGGGTGCCTTTTAGGATACGCCATCAATTGGCTGTTCATCGCCGAAAAACTCAGAAAATATTCCCATGAAAAACACGCCCTCACCGTCCCCGATTATCTGGAATCCCATTTCAACGACAAGTCCAATATCCTCCGCCTCATATCAGTCGTCATCATTTTCTCCTGCATGATGGCTTATATTGCCGCTCAGTTCACCGCAATCGGCAAAACCTTCGACGCGATTTTTGGCATTCCGCACACCCTGAGCATTTCGGTTGGCGGCGCCATCGTGATTCTCTATACCATGATGGGCGGGTTCCGGGCGGTGGCCTGGACCGATTTCGTTCAAGGATTGATCATGGTTGTCGGCATAGTCTTGCTGGCTTCAGTCGCGGTGGCGGACCTGGGCGGTTTTAAAGGCATGGTTCAAAAGGTCAATGAAACGTCTCCCGATACCCTCGCCTGGATGGGAGGGAAAACCACCTCCGTATTTTTCGGGTCGATGGTGGGGTTGCTGGGCATCGGTCTTGGCTATCCCGGCCAGCCGCATGTGATCACCCGCTACATGGCGGCGAAGGATACGAAAACCATCGAACGGGGAATCTGGATCGCTTTTTCCTGGGGATTGTTGATTTACGTTTCCGCCATTGTCCTGGGCATCGCCGGTAACGCCTTGTTTCCCGGATTAGAAGACCCCGAGCACCTCTTTCCCAAAGCGGCGGATGCATTGTTGCCCACAGTCGTGACGGCTGTCGTCCTGACCGGGGTACTGGCGGCGATCATGTCCACGGTTTCCGCCCAGATCATCGTGGCGGCATCGACGATCGCACACGATACTTATACAAAGATGCTCAACCGCACCCTGTCGCATGAAAAAATTATTCTGTTGAGCCGTGTCACCATCCTGGTATTGGGGGTGGGCGCGATGGCCATCGCCCTCATAGAAACGCGGGTGATCTTCTGGTTCGTGTTGTTCGCCTGGTCGGGTTTGGGGGCGAGTTTCGGCCCGGTTATCCTGTTCACGCTTTATTCCAGACGCGTTACGTTCCAGGGGGCGGTTGCCGGAATGATCACGGGATTTTTAACGACTATAATCTGGAAAGTTTCGGGATTGTCCGATGCGGTGATCTATGAGCTGGTTCCCGCATTTTTGTTTTCCAGTCTGGCCCTCTGGTGGGTCAGTCGCACAACAGAAAATAAAGGTTTTGCAGATAAAGCCCGAAGTGACAATTGA